The Schistocerca americana isolate TAMUIC-IGC-003095 chromosome 9, iqSchAmer2.1, whole genome shotgun sequence genome includes the window ATTTCTGTAACATACAAAGGCATGTTGACATTCTTTTCTTTGTAGACAGTATCCATGCCATAACGTTGGACATCTGGATAGAACTTGGTAGAACTCTACATAATCATGCCATCTGGCATCATTCTGCTCGAAGGAAATTACTTACATTTGAGTTATATGTTGATTACAGTTGAAGTTGATATTATCATGAGGTTTTTATCGTTCCAGCAAATTATTGTAGCACTGTAACAATTCTCACGACACATTTAATAGATGTGAGTCCTATAATTATTATGATTACACTGGTGTTGCTGTTCTGATACTAAGCACGTCTAAGACTGACTCCTAAGCCAGCTCTGCAGTCAGACATAATTTTTACAACATAGTCATAAGAATCGAGACATGCATGTGAGTTGCTGCTCTTGAACCTCATATGAGACTAGTTACAGTAACACTAGTATTCACTAGCATGCACCTGCAGGTATAGCTTGAgacctttcctgtgtgaacaggTGAGTGCTCCTCAAGTCTGCAACTGCTTGTAATTCCCTTCATTCACACACCATAACTATATAGTGATTGCCTTTCATGAAGAAGTAGATGTTTCGTCAAGCTGCTGTtaagtttgtatttcttttcacaAAATGCTGCATTTCTATAGTCTGTTCCAGAATGCAGCCACAAGTTCTCCCTGAGGTTCCTCCTCTGCACGAATGTTTTTATACTCATAGACATTAAAGACTTACAGATGTTCACCAATGTGGGGTTGAGAATGTTGTATCTGTTCAGCCTGGTGCCTAAATGACTTTCCACCCAAATCACAAGTTCAGGGATGTTCCCCATTGTGTAACTTTCAGTACTGCTTTGGACTACCATTTTATGTGAATGTCTTGTTGCATACTACACAGCGTTAGAGGCGTTCACCATGGTGGACCTTCGAATGTTGCTTCAGATGATAATTTAGCCTGAATGTCTTGTTGCACACACCACAGCGGTAGGGGCGTGCATCAGTGTGCAGCTGTGAATGTCGCTTCAGATGACCATTTAGCTTGAAACTCTTGTTGCACATGCCACAGGTGTAGGGGCGTTCACCAGTGTGCAGCTGAGAATGCTGCATTAAGTTACTCTTAAATGCGAATGACTTGTTGCATACGCCACAGTGGTAAGGGCGTTCACCTGTGTGAAGGTTTGAATGTATCTTCAGAGTACTATTCTGCGCGAATGTCTTATTGCACACGCCACAGCGGTAAGGGCGTTCACCAGTGTGCACCTGTGAATGTCGCTTCAGATGACAACTTAGCTTGAAGCTCTTGTGGCACACGCCACAGGTGTGTGGGCGTTCACCAGTGTGTACCATAGAGCGGTGCATCAAGTAGCTGTTAAATGAGAATGACTTGTCGCAAACGCCACAGCGGTAGGGGCGTTCATCAGAGTGGATCTTTGAATGTAACTTCAGACTACTGTACCGTGTAAATGACTTGTTGCAAACGCCACAGCTGTAGGGGCGTTCTCCAGAGTGCACACGCAAGGACATCTTCACATGAGAACTGGAAGTGAGTGTTTTGTGGCACTCACTGCTGGAATGCAAAAAATCACGTCTCATGTGAGTGTGATCCTTCAGATCCTGCAGACGTGCAAATACCTTTTTGCAGACATAACAACTGTACCTGTACAGCAGAAGCATTGCACTAGTTTTATTCACACAGGGTGCTTCCTGCCTGGTGGTGCTTTGTATCCTGTTGCCTGTTCCAGAAGCCAAGCAAACTTTAGTACGCAAACCATGACTATCACCAGAACCACTGTCGTCCCTGATGTCAGTGAAGTTATTActggagaaaaaacaaaaaatgtctcAGAATATTTTGTCATAACAGTACAAGTATGCAAATGAACATTATACTAACATAAGCTAGGACACTGAAAGTGTCAAGAGATCACCATGAATGCACATCATATGATATACCCTGCAAATCACGCTATAAATTAAGAGCACACTAGAATTAATAGAAGTTTTAGGTTTTTTTCTTCTAGAGGCAACAGAGAGATTTGAGCTCATATGAGACATTATTTTAAGCCCCAGAAAGTTTGAAAATTTCTAAGGGAAGCCACAGAAGATGATAAATGTATGTACATCCACTAAAGCAATGTTATTACAAAGACAAACACCAAAAACAAAGCCACAATCAATGCTACAGCAGACATAAAAATCTACCTGATACATAACGCTACTGCACACTGCGAACTTCTACATCCATATCTATACAGCACAAGACATGCTACCATCTGTCTGGGAGTCATTTAACTTCAGATACTCCTCTTTTTGTAGTTCATTGATATTTTCGGACATATAAGAATCTTTTCTTACCCAGTACAATATTGCAATGGCTGCCCTATTCCGAATTACAATacagtgttcctttggacatgtataaATGTCCAAAGGAAAAAGTACTGCAGGGactgcagccattatgaaatacgtgaaatgcatccacatttggaactatggacaaccgtcagctgtataatggcacgacaacaatgaaaatttgtgctgaagggAGGCAAAAGTGGACAAatggttgacgatatatggaagttttggtctggcctTGAGTTGTGTTTCGGTAGCCAAACGGTAacgcgaccgctcgtgataagcggggaATCCGTATCTGTGTCCTAGCCTGgcacgaattttcactgtcgtaattCTGCTATACacatgatggttgtccatattcacaactgtgaattaCGAGTATTTCATGTATTTTCTTAGCCGTCCTGACTATTAGAACTCAAAGGTTACAAAAACGAATGAGCGATTTCCCTTAGATTACTATAAACGATGCTACCTTTGTCATGGAGCAATGTACAAAATATTTTAGAAAGTGGTGGAGTATGGTATTGATGATTCACTAACAAAAGCCTGTGCAGAACTTGCAGATGcctgaaaaaaaaatacttacatgaCACTATGTGATAAGAAAGATCCAACTAGGACTTGGTTTAAACTTAGCACAGGTAACAG containing:
- the LOC124550890 gene encoding zinc finger protein 436-like isoform X2 produces the protein METAPEQHTSSACDGVTVKQEPVESEPLVPANREIEFISVKEEPSVEAEPHTFPKQEIEYISVKQEPPCLPEWEEPEGLDSAQDPLSGTVEECSPSEDFSGPSTSNIDKTENEEDEEEAESGDDEPDLKEESESINSGSEPESNNFTDIRDDSGSGDSHGLRTKVCLASGTGNRIQSTTRQEAPCVNKTSAMLLLYRYSCYVCKKVFARLQDLKDHTHMRRDFLHSSSECHKTLTSSSHVKMSLRVHSGERPYSCGVCNKSFTRYSSLKLHSKIHSDERPYRCGVCDKSFSFNSYLMHRSMVHTGERPHTCGVCHKSFKLSCHLKRHSQVHTGERPYRCGVCNKTFAQNSTLKIHSNLHTGERPYHCGVCNKSFAFKSNLMQHSQLHTGERPYTCGMCNKSFKLNGHLKRHSQLHTDARPYRCGVCNKTFRLNYHLKQHSKVHHGERL
- the LOC124550890 gene encoding zinc finger protein 660-like isoform X6, giving the protein METAPEQHTSSACDGVTVKQEPVESEPLVPANREIEFISVKEEPSVEAEPHTFPKQEIEYISVKQEPPCLPEWEEPEGLDSAQDPLSGTVEECSPSEDFSGPSTSNIDKTENEEDEEEAESGDDEPDLKEESESINSGSEPESNNFTDIRDDSGSGDSHGLRTKVCLASGTGNRIQSTTRQEAPCVNKTSAMLLLYSECHKTLTSSSHVKMSLRVHSGERPYSCGVCNKSFTRYSSLKLHSKIHSDERPYRCGVCDKSFSFNSYLMHRSMVHTGERPHTCGVCHKSFKLSCHLKRHSQVHTGERPYRCGVCNKTFAQNSTLKIHSNLHTGERPYHCGVCNKSFAFKSNLMQHSQLHTGERPYTCGMCNKSFKLNGHLKRHSQLHTDARPYRCGVCNKTFRLNYHLKQHSKVHHGERL
- the LOC124550890 gene encoding zinc finger protein 776-like isoform X5, yielding METAPEQHTSSACDGVTVKQEPVESEPLVPANREIEFISVKEEPSVEAEPHTFPKQEIEYISVKQEPPCLPEWEEPEGLDSAQDPLSGTVEECSPSEDFSGPSTSNIDKTENEEDEEEAESGDDEPDLKEESESINSGSEPESNNFTDIRDDSGSGDSHGLRTKVCLASGTGNRIQSTTRQEAPCVNKTSAMLLLYSSECHKTLTSSSHVKMSLRVHSGERPYSCGVCNKSFTRYSSLKLHSKIHSDERPYRCGVCDKSFSFNSYLMHRSMVHTGERPHTCGVCHKSFKLSCHLKRHSQVHTGERPYRCGVCNKTFAQNSTLKIHSNLHTGERPYHCGVCNKSFAFKSNLMQHSQLHTGERPYTCGMCNKSFKLNGHLKRHSQLHTDARPYRCGVCNKTFRLNYHLKQHSKVHHGERL